The Halosimplex litoreum genome has a window encoding:
- a CDS encoding class I SAM-dependent methyltransferase codes for MAEDPETVFAANRRYWDRSTPQKMDHGSYPLAAFQAGESTLFDHERDEVGEVSGRSLLHLQCNNGLETLSWAREGADAVGVDISGESLRVARELAAESGLDARFVQCNVYDVADALDRRFDVVYTSRGVLGWLPNLDGWADAIARSLADDGTFYLFEGHPLVHSFDGDLEPARSYFETGPRERTESDFGADERHFLTHHRLGEVVTALASAGLTVEFLREHPFDYWRRWDRMVRDDAGRWRLPDDPIPLTFSLRARPT; via the coding sequence ATGGCCGAGGACCCGGAGACCGTGTTCGCGGCGAACCGTCGCTACTGGGACCGCTCGACGCCCCAGAAGATGGACCACGGGAGCTACCCTCTGGCGGCCTTCCAGGCGGGCGAGTCGACGCTGTTCGACCACGAGCGCGACGAAGTGGGGGAGGTGTCCGGGCGCTCATTGCTGCACCTCCAGTGCAACAACGGCCTCGAGACCCTCTCGTGGGCGCGGGAAGGCGCCGACGCGGTCGGCGTCGACATCTCGGGCGAGAGCCTGCGAGTCGCCCGCGAGCTGGCCGCCGAGTCGGGGCTGGACGCCCGCTTCGTCCAGTGCAACGTCTACGACGTCGCCGACGCGCTCGACCGGCGGTTCGACGTGGTATACACTTCCCGCGGGGTGCTCGGGTGGCTCCCGAATCTGGACGGCTGGGCCGACGCAATCGCCCGCTCGCTGGCCGACGACGGGACGTTCTACCTCTTCGAGGGCCACCCGCTCGTCCACTCGTTTGACGGCGACCTCGAACCCGCCCGCTCGTACTTCGAGACGGGGCCCCGGGAGCGGACCGAGTCCGACTTCGGCGCCGACGAGCGTCACTTCCTGACTCACCACCGACTCGGCGAGGTGGTCACGGCGCTGGCCTCGGCGGGCCTGACGGTCGAGTTCCTCCGGGAGCACCCCTTCGACTACTGGCGGCGCTGGGACCGGATGGTCCGGGACGACGCGGGGCGGTGGCGGCTCCCCGACGATCCGATCCCGCTCACCTTCTCGTTGCGGGCGAGGCCGACGTAG
- a CDS encoding lamin tail domain-containing protein, which produces MDGRLATVLAVALLAVLSGCAGASVSVGEETPTGPTAAAPDVANGTVVTVVDVVDGDTIDVRYGNGSTDTVRFLGVDTPEVYGDNDPAEFEGVPNDEAGAACLESAGENASAFAERWLADQRVTLVTDPAADRRGSYGRLLAYVHVNASGVDGSVTATAGTATNGTVTAVDSTDFTYRLLATGHARVYDSAFQRSERYYAAEADAQADRRGLWRCRDPNATVADGGESGDGGGPVVTSATGLTVERVHADAAGNDHDNRDDEFVVFGNDGEGRLELGGWTVSDEAGHAYAFPTDFSLGAGETVTLRTGSGTDTAETLYWGSDSAIWNNGGDTVVVERDGETVLRYAY; this is translated from the coding sequence ATGGACGGGCGACTCGCGACGGTCCTCGCGGTCGCGTTGCTGGCGGTTCTGAGCGGCTGCGCGGGAGCTTCCGTCTCGGTGGGCGAGGAAACCCCGACGGGTCCGACCGCCGCAGCGCCGGACGTGGCGAACGGGACGGTCGTCACTGTCGTCGACGTGGTCGACGGGGATACGATCGACGTTCGATACGGCAACGGGTCGACGGACACGGTGCGGTTTCTGGGTGTCGACACGCCGGAGGTGTACGGCGACAACGACCCCGCGGAGTTCGAGGGAGTCCCCAACGACGAGGCGGGGGCGGCCTGTCTCGAATCGGCTGGCGAGAACGCCAGCGCGTTCGCCGAGCGGTGGCTGGCCGACCAGCGGGTAACGCTGGTCACCGACCCGGCGGCCGACCGGCGCGGGAGCTACGGGCGGTTGCTGGCGTACGTCCACGTGAACGCGAGCGGTGTAGACGGGAGCGTGACGGCCACTGCGGGAACCGCGACGAACGGCACCGTGACCGCAGTCGACAGCACCGACTTCACCTACCGGCTGCTCGCGACCGGACACGCCCGCGTCTACGACAGCGCGTTCCAGCGCTCTGAACGGTACTACGCCGCCGAAGCCGACGCCCAGGCCGACCGGCGCGGGCTGTGGCGCTGTCGGGACCCGAACGCGACCGTGGCGGACGGCGGCGAATCGGGCGACGGCGGCGGCCCGGTCGTCACCTCGGCGACGGGGCTGACGGTCGAGCGGGTCCACGCCGACGCCGCGGGCAACGACCACGACAACCGCGACGACGAGTTCGTCGTCTTCGGGAACGACGGCGAGGGACGGCTGGAACTGGGTGGGTGGACGGTCAGCGACGAGGCCGGCCACGCCTACGCGTTCCCGACGGACTTTTCGCTCGGCGCCGGCGAGACGGTGACGCTCCGCACTGGGTCGGGCACCGACACCGCCGAGACGCTCTACTGGGGCAGCGACTCGGCGATATGGAACAACGGCGGGGACACGGTGGTCGTCGAACGCGACGGCGAAACGGTCCTGCGATACGCCTACTGA